The following are encoded in a window of Sebastes umbrosus isolate fSebUmb1 chromosome 7, fSebUmb1.pri, whole genome shotgun sequence genomic DNA:
- the LOC119491119 gene encoding olfactory receptor 11A1-like, whose product MMNSTQVPYFSLTAYFDTGLFKYLYFIIIMCLYVLIISANVLLIVVICSNRSLHEPMYLFLCSLFVNELYGSTGLFPFLLVQILSDIHTVAAPLCFLQIFCVYTYASIQFSNLAVMSYDRYLAICCPLQYNTRMTHNKVITFIALTWLYPFIAIYILISLSVPLQLCGNIITKVYCDNYSIVKLACSDTRVNNIYGIVYTFTTVILVLLIFYTYIKILRVCFSGCKQTRQKAVSTCTPHLASLLNFSFGCFFEIIQNRFNMKYVSNMLRIILSLYWLTCQPLFNPVLYGLKITKIRITCKSVLFGKM is encoded by the coding sequence ATGATGAACTCTACTCAGGTTCCATATTTCTCACTAACTGCCTACTTTGACACCGGGCTGTTTAAATATCTCTACTTCATTATtatcatgtgtttgtatgtgttgaTCATTAGTGCCAATGTGTTGCTCATCGTGGTTATCTGTAGTAACAGAAGCTTACATGAACCTATGTACCTTTTCCTGTGCAGCCTGTTTGTAAATGAACTGTATGGTAGTACAGGGTTGTTTCCATTCCTTCTGGTTCAGATCCTCTCTGACATTCACACTGTTGCTGCTCCGCTCTGCTTCCTGCAGATCTTCTGCGTTTATACGTACGCAAGTATACAATTTAGTAACTTAGCCGTCATGTCTTATGACCGATATCTGGCCATCTGTTGTCCTCTACAATATAACACACGTATGACACATAACAAGGTTATCACGTTTATTGCTCTAACATGGTTATACCCTTTTATTgctatttatattttgatatctCTGAGCGTCCCTCTCCAGCTGTGTGGGAACATTATTACCAAAGTCTACTGTGACAACTACTCTATAGTTAAACTGGCCTGTTCTGACACCAGAGTCAATAACATCTATGGGATTGTTTACACTTTTACAACAGTTATTCTTGTACTTTTAATCTTCTACACGTATATAAAGATCCTAAGAGTGTGTTTCTCTGGCTGTAAACAGACCAGACAGAAAGCTGTCAGTACCTGCACACCTCACCTCGCTTCTCTGCTCAACTTCTCCTTCGGCTGCTTCTTTGAAATAATACAGAACAGatttaatatgaaatatgtatcaAATATGTTGCGCATTATTTTATCGTTATACTGGCTGACATGTCAACCGCTCTTTAACCCTGTTCTGTACGGACTGAAAATAACCAAAATACGCATCACATGTAAAAGTGTTCTGTTTGGTAAAATGTGA
- the LOC119491130 gene encoding olfactory receptor 11A1-like, translating to MNSTKFSYFTLSPFFDTRPFEYLYFIIVMSLYVLIICANLLLIVVICSNRSLHEPMYLFLCSLFVNELYGSTGLFPFLLVQILSDIHTVAAPLCFTQIFCVYTYANVEFCNLAVMSYDRYLAICYPLQYNVHMTYNKTAVLIALTWLYPFIAIGVLISLSGSLQLCGNVINKVYCDNYSIVKLACSDTTVNNIYGMIYTAATICVVLLIFYTYMKILKVCFSGSKQTRQKAVSTCTPHLASLLNFSFGAFFEIIQNRFNMNNLPNMLRIFLSLYWLACQPLFNPLLYGLNLTKICMMCKTLIFGKM from the coding sequence ATGAACTCTACAAAGTTTTCATATTTCACACTTTCTCCCTTCTTTGACACCAGGCCTTTTGAGTACTTATACTTCATTATTGTTATGTCTTTGTATGTGTTAATTATTTGTGCTAATCTTTTGCTCATCGTGGTTATCTGTAGTAACAGAAGCTTACATGAACCTATGTACCTTTTCCTGTGCAGCCTGTTTGTAAATGAACTGTATGGTAGTACAGGGTTGTTTCCATTCCTTCTGGTTCAGATCCTCTCTGACATTCACACTGTTGCTGCTCCGCTCTGCTTCACACAGATATTCTGTGTTTATACGTACGCAAATGTAGAGTTTTGTAACTTAGCCGTCATGTCTTATGACCGATATCTGGCTATCTGTTATCCTCTACAGTATAATGTGCATATGACCTACAACAAGACAGCCGTACTCATAGCTCTAACGTGGTTATACCCTTTTATTGCAATCGGTGTGTTGATATCACTCAGCGGCTCTTTACAGCTGTGTGGCAACGTCATCAACAAAGTCTACTGTGACAACTACTCTATAGTTAAACTGGCCTGTTCTGACACTACAGTTAATAACATCTATGGGATGATTTACACAGCTGCAACAATTTGTGTTGTACTTTTAATCTTTTACACGTATATGAAGATCcttaaagtgtgtttttctggTAGTAAACAGACCAGACAGAAAGCTGTCAGTACCTGCACACCTCACCTGGCTTCCCTGCTGAACTTCTCCTTCGGGGCTTTCTTTGAAATAATACAGAACAGATTTAATATGAACAATCTCCCCAACATGTTGAGGATCTTTTTATCGTTGTACTGGCTGGCCTGCCAGCCGCTCTTCAACCCTCTACTGTACGGACTGAATTTAACCAAAATATGCATGATGTGTAAAACTCTTATCTTTGGCAAAATGTGA